The Arctopsyche grandis isolate Sample6627 chromosome 10, ASM5162203v2, whole genome shotgun sequence genome window below encodes:
- the LOC143918071 gene encoding coiled-coil domain-containing protein 130 homolog gives MGERKGQNLYYPPDYDPRVGGLNKFKGTHALRERARKLHLGILIIRFEMPYNIWCDGCNNHIGMGVRYNAEKTKIGMYYTTPVYQFKMKCHLCNNHYEIKTDPGNLDYVIVSGARRQENRWDPTENGQIVADTKETQKRLFDDPMFKLEHKSGDVQVSKEAKSRLNKLFNRNEDLWKDSYEANCMLRKNFRGKSKELQKSALRDKMLLSKSSLDIPLLPESLEDSNMAALLALKPAVDINERQSVLRRDIINSSALPSSTGLITSFGGLKKEKLLQSKPLSRNSLGIALKIPKPFNEPEEIQNIESKESLDDTKESIRDNKKRVAEDDCNVENKKSLIALCDYDSTSSSD, from the exons ATGGGTGAACGAAAGGGTCAGAACTTGTACTATCCCCCCGACTATGATCCACGAGTTGGGGGGCTCAACAAATTCAAAGGCACTCATGCCTTACGAGAGCGTGCCCGGAAACTCCATCTCGGCATTCTCATCATTCGTTTTGAAATGCCGTATAATATATGGTGCGACGGCTGCAATAACCACATCGGTATGGGAGTCAGATACAACGCTGAAAAGACAAAAATCGGAATGTATTACACCACACCCGTATATCAATTTAAGATGAAGTGCCATCTATGCAATaaccattacgaaataaaaacagatCCAGGG AACCTCGATTATGTTATAGTATCGGGTGCTAGACGACAAGAAAACAGATGGGACCCCACGGAAAACGGTCAGATTGTAGCAGACACGAAAGAAACGCAAAAGCGTCTTTTCGATGATCCTATGTTTAAGTTGGAACACAAATCGGGAGATGTTCAAGTTTCAAAAGAAGCCAAATCACGTTTGAACAAACTGTTTAACCGAAATGAAGATTTATGGAAAGACAGCTATGAAGCTAATTGTATGCTAAGAAAAAATTTCAgg GGTAAAAGTAAAGAACTTCAAAAGTCAGCTTTAAGGGATAAAATGCTGTTATCAAAATCTTCGTTGGATATACCTCTTCTTCCAGAATCCCTAGAAGATTCCAATATGGCTGCTTTGTTAGCTTTAAAACCTGCTGTAGATATAAATGAAAGACAGAGTGTACTTCGGCGTGATATAATCAATAGTTCTGCGTTGCCAAGTTCTACTGGATTGATAACGTCTTTTGGTGGTctcaaaaaagaaaaacttcTACAAAGTAAACCACTCAGTCGGAATTCATTAGGAATAGCGTTAAAAATTCCAAAACCATTCAATGAACCTGAAGAAATTCAAAATATCGAATCAAAGGAAAGTTTAGATGATACTAAGGAATCTATAcgagataataaaaaaagagttGCCGAGGACGATTGtaatgttgaaaataaaaaatctttgaTTGCTCTGTGCGACTATGATTCTACATCTAGTTCGGActga